The segment ACAGCCAGCCGCAGCGCGGTGCAGTGCAACTCGATATAGGCAGCGCAGCGCTGGTCGCCGAGGCCGACGGCAAACACTGGGTGCTGCTGCGCGCCCGTACCCAAGGCAATGCGTTTGACATGAAACTGCCGCTGCGGGTTGCCGAGCTGCTTGAGCATAGCCGTCAGCAGATCGCACCCCACGATGTGCAACTGCTCGCTGCCAGTGGCCTGCTCTACGCGGCCAGCGGGCAACAGCAAGCCACCCGCGAAATCACCTGGGTCGGCGGTGGAGCCACCGTCGGAATTCTACTGTTGTTACTGCTCGCGTTCCGGCGCTGGCGGGTGCTGCTGGCGTTTGTGCCCGTGCTGGTCGGCATGCTGTTTGGTGCCGTGGCCTGCGTCGCGTTCTTTGGCAGCATGCACGTGATGACGCTGGTACTGGGCTCCAGCCTGATCGGGGTGGCGGTGGATTACCCGCTGCATTACCTGTCCAAAAGCTGGAGCCTGAAACCCTGGCGCAGCTGGCCCGCCTTGCGCCTGACATTGCCCGGTTTAAGCCTGAGCCTGGCGACCAGTTGCATTGGTTATCTGGCACTGGCCTTCACCCCGTTCCCGGCGCTGACCCAAATCGCCATCTTCTCCGCCGCAGGCCTGGTCGGTGCTTACTTGAGCGCCGTATGCCTGCTGCCCGCGCTGCTCAAAGGTGTGGAACTGCGCCCTGCGCAATGGCCCCTGCGTATTGCGCAATCGCTGCTCGACGTGCGCGAAGCCTTGCTCAAACGCATCCCCACGCCAGCCTTGCTGGTTTTACTGCTGGGGTTTTGCGCGGCCGGTTTGTGGCAACTGACCACCAAGAACGACATTCGCCAATGGGTCGGCGCCCCACCGCAATTGATGGCCGAGGCACAGGCCATTGCACGGATTACCGGCTACCAGCCCACCAGCCAGTTTTTCCTGGTGCGGGCCGACAACGAGCAGCAATTGCTTGAGCGCCAAACCGCCCTTGGCGAGCGTCTCGATCAGTTGGTGCACATGGGCAAGTTGCAGGGCTACCTGGCGCTGAACCAATTGGTCAGCCTGCCCGGCGAGCAACAGCAATTGCGCAGTGCGCTGTCTCAGCTGGCGCAACATTGGCAGCCGCTGCTGGAGCTGGGCGTACCTGAAACCGCTCTGCAGGCCGAGGTTGCGCAATTGCAGGCCTTGCCCGAGCAACATATCGATGACGCGTTGAGCGGCCCGCTGGCCGAACCCTGGCGCGCACTCTGGCTAGGCAAGAACGCCGAAGGCGTTGCAGCCATGGTCAGCCTGCAAGGGTTGAGCAGTGCCAGTTTGCTGCGGGTGCAAGCGCAAGACCTGCCGGGCGTACAACTGGTCGACCGCCTGGGCGACTTGAATAACGTATTCGCCGCAACGCAAATCAGCGCCGCCGAATTGAAGCTGCTGTCCTGTGCCTTGATCGTATTGCTGCTGATCGCTCCGTTCGGTTTTGGCGGTGCACTGCGCATCGTCGCACTGCCGCTGCTGGCCGCGCTGTGCAGCCTGGCAAGCCTGGGCTGGCTGGGTCAGCCGTTGACGCTGTTCAGCCTCTTCGGCCTGCTGCTGGTGACGGCGATCAGCGTCGATTACGCGATTTTGATGCGCGAGCAAATCGGCGGCGCCGCCGTCAGCCTGCTCGGCACCTTGCTGGCGGCATTGACCACATGGCTGTCGTTCGGCCTGCTGGCCGTGTCGAGCACACCTGCCGTCAGCAACTTCGGCTTGTCGGTCAGCCTGGGGCTGGCGTTCAGTTTTATCCTGGCGCCCTGGGCGGGCAGACAGGAGCACAGCCGATGATGACAGCCCTGTTCTGGCTGCTGGCCCTGGCCCTGTTTGCCTTGGCCACCCGCGTGGGCCGTCATTTCGGCGTGATTCCGATTGTCAGCCAGTTATTGCTGGCATCCATCGTCCTGCCGCTGTTGATGCTGTTCTGGATCGAACCGCACTGGCAGCTTGACGGCGCCCAACTGGTCGCGCCGGTCTGGCTCAAAAGCCTGTACAGCCTGAGTTTTGCCCTGTTGCTGGGCACCATTTTGAGCGACGTGATTGATCTGCGCCTTGATCGCCAGAGTGTAAAGATCGCCCTGCCCAGCTTTGCCGTGCCCTTCGCCTGCGGGCTGGCCTGCGCCGTCTGGCTGCTGCCTGAACAACCCTGGTTGAGTTCACTGGCGGTGGGCCTGGTGTTTGCCATCACCGCGATCCCGGTGTTGTACCTGTACTTGCGCCACATCGATTACCCGCCCGCCGCCACTCGGCGCCTGGTGCAAAGCGCGATCCTTATCGACCTCACATGCTGGACCCTGTTTGGCCTGGCCCAGGGCAGCCTGGACCTGAGCAGTTTGCTGCTGCCCCTGGCCGGTGCCCTGCTGCCGCTGCTGTTGCGCGCCCTGCGTATCCGTCAGCCGTTGTGTTACAGCCTGAGCTTTTTTGCCTTGCTGGTGGTGGCCGAACATTACCGACTCAATGCCCTTATTTTCGGCGTCGGCTATTTGATCTGCATGGCGTGGCTCAAGGTGAAGCTGGTCATGCCGTTAAACGCTGTATGGCTGGAACGCTTGCAGACCACGTTGGCGATCCCGCTGATCCTCACGTTCGGCATTGTGCAAATCAATGTTCACAGCGCCCTGAGCGACATCAGCCTGCTGCAACTGACCGCACTATTGCTGCTGCCGATGGTCAGTAAGCTGCTGGGTAACTGGCTCGGGGTGAGCTGGGCCACGCCGACGTTTGCCGGGGCCAGCAAATGGCGTGAAAGCCTGTTACTGAACATTCGCGGATTGAGCGAAATCGTCTTCCTCAACCTGCTGCTGCAACAACAACTCATCAGCCCCGCGCTGTACTTTGCGCTGATGTTGATGAGCCTGATCGCTACGCTGTTACCGGCGTTGGCGGGCATGAGTAAACCCCCTTTGAAGTCTGCCGTAGTACCCGGCAAGGAGCGCCTGTGTCAGGAATAGAAATGGAACGTCGTCAGGTTGTCGTGATTGGCGCAGGGCCGTCCGGCGCCATCGCTTCGGCCTTGCTCAAACACAAGGGCCACGATGTGTTGATCATCGAGCGCCAACACTTCCCGCGCTTTTCCATTGGTGAAAGTCTGCTGTCGCACTGCATCGACTTCATCGAAGAAGCGGGCATGCTGGAAGCGGTACAAGCGGCCGGTTTCCAGCTCAAAAACGGCGCCGCCTTCGCCTGGGGCGAGCAATACAGCGCCTTCGATTTTGGTGACACGTTCAGCAACGGCAAACCCACCACCTTTCAGGTGCAACGCGCCGATTTCGACAAGCTGCTGGCCGATCAGGCCGCCTTGCAAGGTGTTGAAATCCGCTACGGCCAGACCGTGATCGCCACCGATGTTGAACGGGACAGACCGTTGCTGGACATTGAACGCGAAGACGGCAGCCGCTATCAGCTCGAAACCGACTTTATCCTCGACGCCAGCGGCTATGGCCGCGTGCTCCCGCGCTTGCTCGATCTTGAAGCGCCGTCGAATTTCCCGGTGCGCCAGGCCGTATTTACCCACGTTGAAGACCGCATTGATTGCGACGGTTTTGATCGCAACAAAATCCTCGTGACCACCCATCCGACCCAGCGCGATATCTGGTTCTGGAGCATTCCGTTCAGCAATGGCCGCTGCTCGGTGGGCGTGGTCGCGGCAGCTGAACATTTTGCCGGGCGCAGCGAAAACCTCGACGAGTGCCTGCGCAGCTTCATCGACGAGACCCCTAGCCTGCAACGCGTGCTGGCCAATGCTGTGTGGGACACTGCGGCGCGTACCATCGGCGGCTACTCGGCCAACGTCAAAACCCTGCACGGCCCTGGCTTTGCGCTACTGGGCAATGCCGCCGAGTTCCTCGATCCGGTGTTCTCTTCGGGCGTGACCATTGCCATGCGCTCGGCCAGCATGGCCGCTGGCGTACTGCACCGTCAGTTGCAAGGCGAGGCCGTGGACTGGCAAGCCGAGTTTGCCGAACCGCTCAAGCGCGGGGTCGACACCTTCCGCTGCTACGTCGAAGGCTGGTACGCCGGCACCTTCCAGGACGTGATCTTCCACCCTGACAGCTCGCCACAGATCCGCCGTATGATCAGTTCGATCCTGGCGGGCTATGCCTGGGATGAAAACAACCCGTTTGTCAGCGAACCCAAGCGCCGTTTGCGCATGCTGTCGGACATTTGCGCTACGGAGTCGCCATGAAACCTCTGAGCGATACCTACGTTGAAGAAACCCGTCTGGGCTTCTGGTTTTTGCGCAGCCACACCTGGCAGCACCATGTGCTGCGGGTGGCCATCAATGACCTGCGCAGCCTGTTCAGTGAAGAGCTGCCAAGCGCGCCGGTGATTCTCGATGCCGGCTGCGGCCAGGGAAAATCGTTCCAGTATCTGCATAAAACCTTCACCCCCACGCGTCTGGTTGGCCTGGATGCCGATCCGCTGAGCCTGCAATTGAGCGCAGAAGAAGCCCGGCGTCAGGGTATCGACATCGAACTGATCGGCAGCGACTGCGCCGAACTTGACGTGCCGGATGCCAGTGTCGACATCCTGTTCTGCCACCAGACCTTCCACCATCTGGTGCAGCAGGACCGGGCACTGGCCGAGTTTTACCGGGTGCTCAAACCGGGGGGGTACTTGCTGTTTGCCGAGTCCACCGAAGCCTACATCGACACCTGGGTGATCCGCTGGTTGTTCCGCCACCCCATGCATGTGCAGAAAAGCGCGGAGCAATACCTGGACATGATCCGTGATCAGGGTTTTGAATTCGGTCCGCAAAACGTCTCATACCCCTACCTGTGGTGGAGCCGCTCCAAGGATTTCGGCCTGCTGGAGCGCTTGGGCGTGCTCAAGCCAAAACCGGTAGGGCAACGGGAGGAAACCCTGGTCAACGTGGTGGCGCGCAAGCCCCAATCCCCTGTGGGAGCGGATTTACTCGCGACAGGATCGCTGCGGTGAATCCGTTGAACCGAGTTGCCTGCATCGCGAGCAAGCCCGCTCCCACACGGATAATGTTTGTGTGGTTGTTGATGTGCATGCTGCTCAGTAGCTGCACCAGCTTGCCGCTGCCCAGGCACACCCCAACCCTGGCCTTGCCCATGCAGTTGCATATCCAGCGTGAACACGCCGATGAGCGTCAGGACTGGTTACTGGTGATTCAGCAGGAAAATGCCGGGCTGCGCTGGTCGTTGATGGACCCGCTGGGCATTCCTCTGGCACGTCAATTGTTGCAGGACGGCACCTGGCACGCCGATGGTCTGTTGCCGCCCAATCCCGAAGCCCGCGAGCTGTTCGCGGCGTTATTGTTTGCACTGACACCTGCGGCTGAATTGTCGGTTAATTATCCACAGGCAACCGCTGAACCTGATCGGCGCTTCATGGAACAGCGCTGGCAAGTGCAGTACCTGCAACCCCGGGTCTTTCGTATCGATATGAAGGGCGATCTGCACTACCGGATCAGCCCGCTGGAGGCCGCCCCATGACTGCTTACCTCAATGCCCTGGGCGTGGTCTGTTCGCTGGGTCGCGGCACCGATGAAGTCGCGCGCAAGCTGTTTGCCGGTGACTGCTCCGGCATGCAGCGTCAAAGCGGCTGGGTGCCCGAGCGCTCAATCACCCTCGGCGCGGTCAGTGGCGAGCTGCCTGCAATTGCGGCTGAACTCAGCCCGCAATGCAGTCGCAACAATCAGTTGCTGCTCGACGCTGCGTTGCAGATCAAAGACGACATCGAACAGGCGATCCAGACGTTCGGCCGCGAGCGCATTGCCGTTGTGCTGGGCACCAGCACCTCGGGCATCGATGAAGCCAGCCGTGGCATTGCCCACTACTTGCAACATCAACAGTTCCCCGGCGATTACGACTATCAGCAGCAAGAGCTGAGCGCACCGGCCACGTTTCTGGCCGACTGGCTGAACATCAACGGGCCGACCTATGTGATTTCTACCGCCTGCACCTCCAGCGCCCGCGCCCTGATGAGTGCCCAGCGACTGCTGGACATGAACCTGTGCGACGTGGTGCTGTGCGGCGGTGTCGACACGCTGTGCAAACTCACGCTCAACGGCTTTTCATCGCTGGAAGCCGTGTCGGATGAACGCTGCAACCCCTTTTCGGTGAACCGCCACGGCATCAATATCGGGGAGGCGGCGGTGCTGTTTGTGATGAGCAAGCAACCCGCGGGCACTCACTCCATCGCCCTGCTCGGCGCGGGCGCCAGCAGTGATGCGCATCATATTTCCGCCCCTGAACCCTCCGGGCGCGGCGCAGCTCAAGCCATGCACAAGGCCCTGGGTCGTGCGGGTCTGCAGCCCGCGCACATCGGCTATCTGAACCTGCATGGCACCGCCACCCTGCACAACGACGCGATGGAAAGCCACGCCGTGACACAGGTCTTCCCCCAAGGCGTGCCGTGCTCTTCGACCAAACCCATGACCGGCCACACCCTGGGTGCGGCAGGGGCACTGGAGGCCGCCTTTTGCTGGCTGAGCCTGACCCACGGCGATGCCCTGCCCCCGCACGTCTGGGACGGTCAACCCGACCCGGTGCTGCCTGCGCTGAACTGGGTAACGCCCGGCCAGACCCTGGCACCGGCGCCACAACGCTGCCTGATGAGCAACTCGTTTGCCTTCGGCGGCAATAACGTCAGCCTTATTATCGGAGACGCCCCATGATTGATTGGCCGCTCGCCGAACTGCTGCCCCACGCTGGCGACATGATCCTCATCGATCAGGTGCTGGCGTTTGATGAAGAGCAGATTCAAACCTGTCTCACCGTGAACGCAGGCGGTTTGTTCAACCGCGAAGACGGCAGCCTGCCCGCGTGGGTGGGCGTTGAGCTGATGGCGCAAAGCGTCGCTGCCTACGCCGGTTGCCACGCCCGCCTGCAAGGCCGTCCCGTGGCGCTGGGCTTTTTGCTCGGCACCCGCAAATTTGAATGCAACGTCGAACACTTTCCCCTCGGTGCCCAACTGCACATCCACGCGCTGCGCTCGCTGGAAGACGACAACGGCATGGGCGTGTTCGAGTGTCACCTCACCGGCCCCGGCATCCGTGCCAGCGCCCGCCTGAACGTATTCCGTCCGCCCCAGGCTGAAAACTACCTTGCTCAAGCATCCCAGGAGACCCGCCATGACTGACTCCATTTTGGTCACAGGCTCCAGCCGTGGCATCGGCCGCGCCATTGCCCTGCGTCTGGCCCAAGCCGGTTTTGACCTGGTGCTGCATTGCCGCAGTGGCCGCAGTGAAGCCGACGCCGTCATGGCTGAAGTCCAGGCATTGGGCCGCAGCGCACGGGTGCTGCAATTCGACGTGTCGGATCGCGCCCAATGCAAAGCCATGCTCGAAGCCGATGTTGAAACCCACGGTGCCTATTACGGCGTCGTGCTCAACGCCGGGCTGACCCGCGACGGGGCGTTCCCGGCCCTGAGCGAAGACGATTGGGACGTCGTGATGCGCACCAACCTCGACGGTTTCTACAACGTGCTGCACCCGGTCATGATGCCCATGATCCGTCGCCGTGCTGCCGGACGCATCGTCTGCATCACTTCGGTATCGGGCCTGATCGGCAATCGCGGCCAGGTCAACTACAGCGCCTCCAAGGCGGGTTTGATCGGCGCCGCCAAGGCCCTGGCCATCGAACTGGGCAAACGCAAAATCACCGTCAACTGCGTTGCGCCGGGGTTGATCAACACCGCCATGCTCGACGAAAACGTACCGGTAGAAGACCTGATGAAAATGATCCCCGCCCAACGCATGGGCACCCCGGAAGAAGTCGCCGGGGCGGTTAACTTTTTGATGTCGGCCGAAGCGGGTTACATCACCCGTCAGGTGCTGGCCGTCAATGGAGGCCTGTGCTGATGAAGCGCGTTGTCGTCACCGGCATGGCCGGTATCACCTCCCTGGGCAGTGACTGGGCCAGCATCGAAGCCAACTGTGTGGCCGGGCGCAGTGGCATTCGGCGCATGGACGAGTGGGACCGTTTCACCGAACTCAACACGCGGCTGGCCGGGCCGATTGATGACTTTGCGGTGCCCGCGCACTGGACCCGCAAACAATTGCGCAGCATGGGCCGCGTCTCGCGCCTGGCCGTTGGCGCAGCGGAGATGGCGTTGCAGGATGCCGGCTTGCTGGGCAACCCGATCATTCGTGACGGGCGCATGGGCGTGGCCTGCGGCTCGTCCACCGGCAGCACCGATGAGATCAAGGCATTCGGCAATATGCTGCTCAACTCCGTGGCGGACGGCCTCA is part of the Pseudomonas sp. ML2-2023-3 genome and harbors:
- a CDS encoding MMPL family transporter, which produces MRNERWLPRGFMILLVAVLALAGWQWRHGAPLSANLMELVPGDSPDALELSAEQRMQEPLNREMLVLVGSSDRQQAIASAEQLGQQWQASGLFEKVQWSLQADLPALRDQLLRGRLAMLSAADRTQLIEHPDAFIQQRVQALFDPFTGFSLVPSQDDWLGLTGRIQNSQPQRGAVQLDIGSAALVAEADGKHWVLLRARTQGNAFDMKLPLRVAELLEHSRQQIAPHDVQLLAASGLLYAASGQQQATREITWVGGGATVGILLLLLLAFRRWRVLLAFVPVLVGMLFGAVACVAFFGSMHVMTLVLGSSLIGVAVDYPLHYLSKSWSLKPWRSWPALRLTLPGLSLSLATSCIGYLALAFTPFPALTQIAIFSAAGLVGAYLSAVCLLPALLKGVELRPAQWPLRIAQSLLDVREALLKRIPTPALLVLLLGFCAAGLWQLTTKNDIRQWVGAPPQLMAEAQAIARITGYQPTSQFFLVRADNEQQLLERQTALGERLDQLVHMGKLQGYLALNQLVSLPGEQQQLRSALSQLAQHWQPLLELGVPETALQAEVAQLQALPEQHIDDALSGPLAEPWRALWLGKNAEGVAAMVSLQGLSSASLLRVQAQDLPGVQLVDRLGDLNNVFAATQISAAELKLLSCALIVLLLIAPFGFGGALRIVALPLLAALCSLASLGWLGQPLTLFSLFGLLLVTAISVDYAILMREQIGGAAVSLLGTLLAALTTWLSFGLLAVSSTPAVSNFGLSVSLGLAFSFILAPWAGRQEHSR
- a CDS encoding sodium:proton antiporter; this translates as MMTALFWLLALALFALATRVGRHFGVIPIVSQLLLASIVLPLLMLFWIEPHWQLDGAQLVAPVWLKSLYSLSFALLLGTILSDVIDLRLDRQSVKIALPSFAVPFACGLACAVWLLPEQPWLSSLAVGLVFAITAIPVLYLYLRHIDYPPAATRRLVQSAILIDLTCWTLFGLAQGSLDLSSLLLPLAGALLPLLLRALRIRQPLCYSLSFFALLVVAEHYRLNALIFGVGYLICMAWLKVKLVMPLNAVWLERLQTTLAIPLILTFGIVQINVHSALSDISLLQLTALLLLPMVSKLLGNWLGVSWATPTFAGASKWRESLLLNIRGLSEIVFLNLLLQQQLISPALYFALMLMSLIATLLPALAGMSKPPLKSAVVPGKERLCQE
- a CDS encoding NAD(P)/FAD-dependent oxidoreductase, which gives rise to MERRQVVVIGAGPSGAIASALLKHKGHDVLIIERQHFPRFSIGESLLSHCIDFIEEAGMLEAVQAAGFQLKNGAAFAWGEQYSAFDFGDTFSNGKPTTFQVQRADFDKLLADQAALQGVEIRYGQTVIATDVERDRPLLDIEREDGSRYQLETDFILDASGYGRVLPRLLDLEAPSNFPVRQAVFTHVEDRIDCDGFDRNKILVTTHPTQRDIWFWSIPFSNGRCSVGVVAAAEHFAGRSENLDECLRSFIDETPSLQRVLANAVWDTAARTIGGYSANVKTLHGPGFALLGNAAEFLDPVFSSGVTIAMRSASMAAGVLHRQLQGEAVDWQAEFAEPLKRGVDTFRCYVEGWYAGTFQDVIFHPDSSPQIRRMISSILAGYAWDENNPFVSEPKRRLRMLSDICATESP
- a CDS encoding class I SAM-dependent methyltransferase; amino-acid sequence: MKPLSDTYVEETRLGFWFLRSHTWQHHVLRVAINDLRSLFSEELPSAPVILDAGCGQGKSFQYLHKTFTPTRLVGLDADPLSLQLSAEEARRQGIDIELIGSDCAELDVPDASVDILFCHQTFHHLVQQDRALAEFYRVLKPGGYLLFAESTEAYIDTWVIRWLFRHPMHVQKSAEQYLDMIRDQGFEFGPQNVSYPYLWWSRSKDFGLLERLGVLKPKPVGQREETLVNVVARKPQSPVGADLLATGSLR
- a CDS encoding DUF3261 domain-containing protein, encoding MFVWLLMCMLLSSCTSLPLPRHTPTLALPMQLHIQREHADERQDWLLVIQQENAGLRWSLMDPLGIPLARQLLQDGTWHADGLLPPNPEARELFAALLFALTPAAELSVNYPQATAEPDRRFMEQRWQVQYLQPRVFRIDMKGDLHYRISPLEAAP
- a CDS encoding beta-ketoacyl-[acyl-carrier-protein] synthase family protein: MTAYLNALGVVCSLGRGTDEVARKLFAGDCSGMQRQSGWVPERSITLGAVSGELPAIAAELSPQCSRNNQLLLDAALQIKDDIEQAIQTFGRERIAVVLGTSTSGIDEASRGIAHYLQHQQFPGDYDYQQQELSAPATFLADWLNINGPTYVISTACTSSARALMSAQRLLDMNLCDVVLCGGVDTLCKLTLNGFSSLEAVSDERCNPFSVNRHGINIGEAAVLFVMSKQPAGTHSIALLGAGASSDAHHISAPEPSGRGAAQAMHKALGRAGLQPAHIGYLNLHGTATLHNDAMESHAVTQVFPQGVPCSSTKPMTGHTLGAAGALEAAFCWLSLTHGDALPPHVWDGQPDPVLPALNWVTPGQTLAPAPQRCLMSNSFAFGGNNVSLIIGDAP
- a CDS encoding hotdog family protein, which codes for MIDWPLAELLPHAGDMILIDQVLAFDEEQIQTCLTVNAGGLFNREDGSLPAWVGVELMAQSVAAYAGCHARLQGRPVALGFLLGTRKFECNVEHFPLGAQLHIHALRSLEDDNGMGVFECHLTGPGIRASARLNVFRPPQAENYLAQASQETRHD
- the fabG gene encoding 3-oxoacyl-ACP reductase FabG, translated to MTDSILVTGSSRGIGRAIALRLAQAGFDLVLHCRSGRSEADAVMAEVQALGRSARVLQFDVSDRAQCKAMLEADVETHGAYYGVVLNAGLTRDGAFPALSEDDWDVVMRTNLDGFYNVLHPVMMPMIRRRAAGRIVCITSVSGLIGNRGQVNYSASKAGLIGAAKALAIELGKRKITVNCVAPGLINTAMLDENVPVEDLMKMIPAQRMGTPEEVAGAVNFLMSAEAGYITRQVLAVNGGLC